The following are encoded together in the Leuconostoc mesenteroides subsp. mesenteroides ATCC 8293 genome:
- a CDS encoding thymidylate synthase: MTTYETFDDAYIAELNEIYHHAEFFNEPRGFSSREKLGVHFKIENPVQRIVYSQTRKTNIIFNFAEALWYLTGNNSLSYISYYNKRMPDYSMDGQTLTGTAYGKKLFHFGEQNLNQWQNVKQELLNDADSKRAVIQIFDAHELTINQNLDVSCTLGLQFLIRNNQLNMVAYMRANDAFRGIVSDIFSFTFIQEFMARELNLKVGKYYHSVGTMHIYEPDNQWVTHVLNESNDQTFISPKMPQGNNWAMVHELMHYEEKLRKKELTMNWVNIQHTELSSYWQQILALFSIYQMIYYHEEVDQVLFDHLLPVYQHLLLNRWPTKMSRGMVSNDRKFI; the protein is encoded by the coding sequence ATGACAACATATGAAACCTTTGATGATGCCTATATAGCCGAACTAAATGAAATATATCATCATGCAGAATTTTTCAATGAGCCCAGAGGATTTAGTAGTCGGGAAAAATTAGGTGTCCATTTTAAAATTGAAAATCCCGTACAGAGAATTGTATATAGCCAAACGAGAAAAACAAATATTATCTTTAATTTTGCGGAGGCATTGTGGTATCTAACAGGAAACAATAGCTTGTCTTACATCAGCTATTACAATAAACGAATGCCTGATTATTCAATGGACGGGCAAACACTAACCGGTACGGCATACGGCAAAAAGCTGTTTCATTTTGGGGAACAAAACCTAAATCAATGGCAGAACGTTAAACAAGAACTGCTAAATGATGCTGATTCGAAACGAGCAGTAATCCAAATATTTGATGCGCACGAATTAACAATTAATCAAAATTTAGATGTATCTTGCACATTGGGATTGCAGTTCTTAATTAGAAATAACCAACTCAATATGGTGGCTTACATGCGAGCAAATGATGCGTTTCGAGGCATAGTAAGTGATATTTTTTCATTCACCTTTATCCAAGAATTTATGGCACGAGAGTTGAATCTTAAAGTTGGAAAATATTACCATAGCGTGGGCACAATGCATATTTATGAACCTGATAATCAGTGGGTGACGCATGTGCTCAATGAATCAAATGATCAAACATTTATCTCTCCTAAAATGCCGCAAGGAAATAATTGGGCGATGGTACATGAGCTAATGCATTATGAAGAAAAATTAAGAAAAAAAGAATTAACAATGAATTGGGTGAACATTCAACATACTGAGTTATCGTCGTATTGGCAACAAATATTGGCCTTATTTAGTATTTACCAAATGATTTATTATCACGAGGAAGTGGACCAGGTGTTATTTGACCATCTTTTGCCAGTATATCAACATCTTTTGCTGAATAGATGGCCAACAAAAATGAGTAGAGGGATGGTGTCCAATGACAGAAAATTTATTTAA
- a CDS encoding phosphoketolase family protein — MNIDSTDYLNNLDAYWRATNYLSVGQLYLLDNPLLKEKLTAEQVKIHPIGHWGTIPSQNFIYAHLNRAINKFNLNMFYIEGPGHGGQVMISNAYLDGSYTEAFPEITQDEAGMQKMFKRFSFPGGVASHADPKVPGSIHEGGALGYSILHGAGAVLDNPDLIAAVVVGDGEAETAPLATSWHVNKFLNPKNDGTVLPILNLNGFKIANPTVLSRESDETLTDYFHSLGWHPYFVSSFDKPIMQVHEEMAKTMDTVFTEIKDIREKAVQQTNEEITRPLWPMIVLRSPKGWTGPKTWDDKPIENSFRAHQIPIPADQNHPEYIPQLVDWLQSYKPDELFDENGQLTQSIQEVLPKKELRMANNSVTNAGIIKPLILPDIDNYLVENNQPDNNLAQDAILLGDYLRDIIKLNPTNFRGFGPDETASNRFQDIFETTNRQWLLPIKEPNDQFMAPEGRIIDSMLSEHYDEGMLEAYTLTGRHGFFASYEVFIREVDDMIVQHFKWLNHSHDVSWRKDVPALNIIADSTVFQQDHNGYSHQDPGVTTMLYEKQPDFIREFFPADANSLVATFEHAAQATQQINYIVASKHPRLQWFSPTEAKQLVTQGLRVIDWASTDKGEKPDIIITSAGSEPTTESLAAIQILHEHIPSLKIRYINVLDLFKLRADASYGLSDDEFDAYFTTDTPVLFAFHGYEPMIESIFFKRHNHHLAVHGYREVGDITTPFDMRVLNKIDRFNLVKAAINLLPENIRTKQAALVQEMTDKLDLHVAYTRSKGTDLPEVEDWRWRPLK; from the coding sequence ATGAATATCGATTCAACAGATTACCTGAACAATTTAGATGCCTACTGGCGAGCTACCAATTATTTGTCAGTTGGACAACTCTATTTGTTAGATAACCCATTGCTTAAGGAAAAGTTAACGGCAGAACAAGTTAAAATTCACCCAATCGGGCACTGGGGCACGATTCCTAGTCAAAACTTTATTTATGCCCATTTAAATCGTGCTATTAATAAATTTAATTTGAATATGTTTTACATTGAGGGGCCTGGCCATGGCGGACAAGTAATGATTTCAAATGCTTATCTTGATGGTAGTTATACCGAAGCATTTCCAGAAATCACACAGGATGAAGCGGGTATGCAGAAAATGTTTAAGCGTTTCTCTTTCCCCGGTGGCGTTGCTTCACATGCTGATCCTAAAGTACCTGGATCGATTCATGAAGGTGGTGCTTTAGGCTATTCTATCTTGCACGGTGCTGGTGCTGTATTGGATAATCCAGACCTCATTGCTGCGGTTGTTGTTGGCGATGGTGAAGCAGAAACAGCACCCCTAGCCACTTCATGGCATGTTAATAAATTTTTGAATCCTAAAAATGATGGTACTGTATTACCAATTTTGAATTTAAATGGCTTCAAGATTGCGAATCCCACAGTTCTCTCTCGAGAATCTGATGAAACACTAACCGATTATTTCCACAGTCTGGGATGGCACCCTTACTTTGTAAGTTCTTTTGACAAACCGATTATGCAAGTTCATGAAGAAATGGCAAAAACCATGGACACAGTATTTACTGAGATTAAAGACATTAGAGAAAAAGCCGTTCAGCAGACAAATGAAGAGATTACACGACCACTTTGGCCAATGATTGTTTTACGTTCACCTAAAGGCTGGACAGGGCCAAAAACTTGGGATGACAAACCAATTGAAAATTCATTTCGTGCACACCAAATTCCAATTCCTGCTGACCAAAATCATCCTGAATATATACCACAACTTGTTGATTGGTTACAATCTTACAAACCAGATGAATTATTTGATGAAAACGGTCAGTTAACACAATCTATCCAAGAAGTATTACCGAAAAAAGAGCTACGTATGGCCAATAATTCGGTCACCAATGCTGGTATTATCAAACCTTTGATTTTACCTGACATTGACAATTACTTGGTAGAAAATAATCAGCCAGACAATAACTTAGCTCAAGATGCTATTTTGTTAGGTGACTATTTGCGTGATATCATCAAACTTAATCCTACTAACTTCCGTGGCTTTGGCCCAGATGAAACAGCTTCTAATCGTTTCCAAGACATTTTTGAAACAACTAATCGCCAATGGCTATTACCAATCAAAGAACCTAATGATCAATTCATGGCACCTGAAGGCCGTATTATTGATTCTATGTTATCAGAGCATTATGATGAGGGGATGCTTGAAGCTTATACGCTAACCGGTCGTCATGGATTCTTTGCCAGTTATGAGGTCTTTATTCGTGAAGTTGATGACATGATTGTGCAACATTTTAAGTGGTTGAATCATTCTCATGACGTTTCATGGCGTAAGGACGTACCGGCATTAAATATTATTGCTGATTCAACCGTTTTCCAACAAGACCATAATGGTTACTCACACCAAGATCCTGGTGTAACAACAATGTTGTATGAAAAGCAACCAGACTTCATTCGCGAGTTCTTCCCAGCGGATGCTAATAGCTTGGTCGCAACATTTGAACATGCTGCGCAAGCAACGCAACAGATTAATTATATTGTGGCCAGCAAACATCCCCGCTTACAGTGGTTCTCACCTACTGAGGCCAAACAGCTTGTTACGCAGGGATTACGTGTCATTGATTGGGCAAGTACTGACAAAGGTGAAAAACCTGATATTATTATTACTTCAGCTGGTTCTGAACCAACGACAGAAAGTTTAGCAGCAATACAAATTTTGCACGAACACATACCATCATTAAAAATACGTTACATCAATGTATTGGATCTATTTAAACTACGGGCCGATGCCAGCTATGGCTTAAGTGATGATGAATTTGATGCTTACTTCACTACTGACACACCAGTATTATTTGCATTCCATGGCTATGAACCAATGATTGAATCTATTTTCTTCAAACGACACAATCACCACTTAGCAGTTCATGGTTACCGAGAAGTTGGTGACATTACAACACCATTTGATATGCGTGTTCTTAACAAAATTGATCGATTTAATTTAGTTAAAGCTGCTATTAATCTCTTGCCAGAAAATATTCGCACCAAGCAAGCAGCCCTCGTGCAAGAAATGACCGATAAGCTCGACCTACACGTTGCGTATACTAGGTCAAAGGGAACGGACTTGCCCGAAGTAGAAGATTGGCGCTGGCGACCACTTAAGTGA
- a CDS encoding FAD-dependent oxidoreductase, with protein sequence MTEPHIYDTIIIGGGPAGLSAGIYAGRSTMDTLIIEGDQIGGQVTTTSTVANYPAVETIDGTALVNRMQQQAKSFGVQFVFDTVTDYNFSDEVIKTVTGKKDTYHARSIIIATGAEPHQVGFQGEQDFRGRGVAYCSTCDGELFSGLEVFVIGGGYAAAEEADYLTRFARHVTIVMRSNDFTCPPLTADRARLNPNITIWPNTEIQTVAGQNYLTDATFINNKTNEQTTYHVADGDNTFGIFVYVGTDPQTKMFQHDIMLDEHKYIVTDSQGQTNIPGVFAAGDVISKPLRQIVTAASDGANAATNAELFVSEQKHRLNIPVNRSAVSSPKTDVTKGPTSTIDATDHSALPTHTGQWFAKEIIQALQPIFDKLTQDVTLHQLTDDSSKSHELSSFLEEFSQLSSHLKFKMEPTSTELESKYHVHHMPNFRLLTDNNEDTGIQFSGIPTGHELNSLVLALYNIAGPGQTIDTELVQRIQRLPKTDLNIGVSLTCHFCPDVVAACQHIAAINDNVTAEMIDLQLFPELRESHHIMSVPAMIINNSDNVIFGSQSLEEIVSAIETSSPLPVH encoded by the coding sequence ATGACTGAACCACATATTTATGACACGATTATTATAGGTGGCGGACCTGCTGGTTTATCAGCCGGTATTTACGCTGGCCGTTCAACAATGGATACCTTAATTATTGAGGGTGACCAAATTGGTGGGCAAGTCACAACAACCTCAACTGTTGCAAATTATCCTGCTGTTGAAACAATTGATGGTACAGCATTAGTCAATAGAATGCAGCAACAGGCAAAAAGTTTTGGTGTTCAATTCGTTTTTGATACCGTGACTGATTACAATTTTAGTGATGAGGTCATAAAAACAGTTACTGGTAAAAAAGATACTTACCATGCACGTAGCATCATCATTGCTACAGGTGCTGAACCTCATCAAGTTGGTTTCCAAGGTGAGCAAGATTTTCGAGGCCGTGGTGTGGCCTATTGCTCAACTTGTGATGGTGAATTATTTAGTGGATTAGAAGTATTCGTCATCGGTGGCGGCTATGCTGCTGCTGAAGAAGCTGATTACCTCACAAGATTTGCACGTCACGTCACCATTGTGATGCGATCTAATGACTTTACTTGCCCGCCACTAACTGCTGATCGTGCACGCCTCAACCCCAATATCACCATTTGGCCAAACACAGAAATTCAAACGGTGGCTGGTCAAAACTACTTAACTGATGCAACCTTTATTAACAACAAAACAAATGAGCAAACTACTTACCATGTTGCTGATGGTGATAATACATTTGGTATTTTTGTTTACGTAGGCACAGATCCGCAAACAAAAATGTTCCAACATGATATTATGTTGGATGAGCACAAATATATTGTGACTGATTCCCAGGGTCAAACGAATATTCCGGGGGTGTTTGCTGCTGGGGATGTCATTTCTAAGCCACTTAGACAAATCGTCACGGCGGCTTCTGATGGTGCCAATGCCGCTACTAATGCAGAGCTATTTGTGTCAGAACAAAAGCACAGGCTTAATATTCCGGTTAACCGTTCCGCAGTGTCCTCTCCAAAAACCGACGTTACTAAAGGACCTACAAGTACTATTGATGCAACTGATCATTCTGCCCTTCCTACTCACACTGGACAGTGGTTCGCAAAAGAAATTATACAAGCCTTACAACCTATTTTTGATAAACTTACGCAAGATGTTACCCTGCATCAATTGACAGACGACTCATCAAAAAGTCATGAACTTTCCTCATTTTTGGAAGAGTTTAGCCAACTAAGTAGCCACCTGAAATTTAAAATGGAACCTACTAGTACTGAACTAGAAAGCAAATATCATGTTCACCACATGCCAAACTTTAGATTGCTTACTGACAATAATGAAGATACTGGAATTCAATTTAGTGGTATTCCTACCGGACATGAGTTAAATTCTCTAGTTCTAGCGCTCTATAATATTGCTGGGCCTGGTCAAACAATTGATACAGAGCTTGTCCAACGTATACAGCGTTTACCAAAAACAGATCTGAATATTGGTGTGTCATTAACTTGTCATTTTTGTCCAGATGTTGTGGCTGCTTGCCAACACATTGCCGCAATTAATGATAATGTAACTGCCGAAATGATTGACTTGCAATTATTCCCTGAACTACGCGAATCACATCATATCATGAGTGTACCCGCGATGATTATTAATAATAGCGATAATGTTATTTTTGGTAGCCAATCACTGGAAGAAATCGTTTCCGCCATCGAGACAAGCAGCCCCTTGCCTGTCCATTGA
- the argF gene encoding ornithine carbamoyltransferase, translating into MHSHFQGKSFLKEIDFTKKELETFIDLAAHFKYLKQNNIPHKYLEGKNIALLFEKTSTRTRSSFTVAANDLGAHPEFLGKNDIQFGKKESLEDTAKVFGSMYDAIEYRGFSQATVEGLATYSGVPVWNGLTDDWHPTQMLADFLTIKEQLGHIAGITLAYMGDGRNNVANSLLVTGAILGVNVHIVSPKSLQPSEEILNIANQKAAESGAKLLVTDDIDGGVNDVDVLYTDVWASMGEEDTFEERIKLLSPYQINATLVEKTNNEQVIVLHDLPAFHDLNTKMAQDIYDKFGIKEMEITDEVFHASYAHQFEQAENRLHTIKAVMAATLGNMFIPELN; encoded by the coding sequence ATGCATTCACATTTTCAAGGAAAATCTTTTCTTAAAGAAATTGATTTTACAAAAAAAGAGCTAGAAACATTCATCGATTTGGCTGCGCACTTCAAGTATTTAAAGCAAAATAATATACCGCATAAATACCTTGAGGGCAAAAATATTGCCTTGTTGTTTGAAAAAACTTCAACGCGTACGCGTTCTTCTTTTACCGTTGCTGCAAATGACTTAGGCGCTCATCCGGAGTTTCTAGGTAAAAATGATATTCAATTTGGCAAGAAAGAGTCCCTGGAAGACACGGCAAAGGTTTTTGGGAGCATGTACGATGCAATCGAATATCGCGGATTTTCGCAAGCTACAGTGGAAGGATTGGCCACTTACAGTGGCGTGCCAGTCTGGAATGGTCTGACAGATGATTGGCATCCAACACAAATGTTAGCTGATTTTCTTACCATTAAGGAACAACTAGGCCACATAGCGGGTATTACCTTAGCCTATATGGGTGATGGTCGAAATAACGTTGCTAATTCTCTGTTGGTAACAGGGGCAATATTAGGTGTTAATGTGCATATTGTATCACCAAAAAGTTTGCAACCAAGTGAAGAAATTCTAAATATAGCCAACCAAAAAGCTGCTGAATCAGGTGCAAAGTTGCTTGTTACAGATGACATTGATGGTGGCGTAAATGATGTTGACGTCTTGTACACGGATGTGTGGGCTTCGATGGGTGAAGAAGATACGTTTGAAGAAAGAATAAAGTTATTATCACCTTATCAAATTAACGCAACATTAGTCGAAAAAACAAACAACGAACAGGTAATTGTGTTACATGATTTACCAGCATTTCATGATTTGAATACTAAAATGGCGCAAGATATTTATGACAAGTTTGGTATTAAAGAGATGGAAATCACTGATGAGGTCTTTCATGCTTCATATGCGCATCAATTTGAGCAAGCAGAAAACCGGCTACATACAATTAAAGCTGTCATGGCAGCAACTTTAGGAAATATGTTTATTCCGGAGCTGAATTAA
- a CDS encoding SemiSWEET family transporter, with product MNYDNYVPKESRKEVSQERIRFLKLLSKVAVVFCCLMYISYIPQITANLSGNPVSVLQPLCATVNATLWVTYGWLKTYKDWPVILANIPGVIFGVVTVVTVYVY from the coding sequence ATGAATTACGACAATTACGTCCCGAAAGAGTCAAGAAAAGAAGTTAGTCAAGAGAGAATTAGATTTCTGAAACTGTTAAGTAAGGTAGCGGTAGTATTTTGTTGTTTGATGTATATTTCTTATATTCCACAGATTACAGCTAATCTATCCGGAAATCCTGTATCGGTACTTCAACCATTGTGTGCCACGGTCAATGCAACTTTGTGGGTGACTTATGGCTGGCTAAAGACCTATAAGGATTGGCCTGTTATTCTAGCTAATATACCAGGTGTAATTTTCGGTGTTGTTACGGTAGTAACGGTCTATGTTTATTAA
- a CDS encoding NAD-dependent epimerase/dehydratase family protein, whose amino-acid sequence MDNKKIIVVGGTGFVGQGVLSALNNKNFELHSLSRHQFIPSDATDQVTYHAADLNKPGEWQDLLREADWVVDAVGILLPNPFKHINYQNSSVQPAQRLLDVLATTHQTKFLFVSANVTPFFLNAYLRAKLTVEHSAKALLNDRAYNVYPGIVYDKSRIYSYIPAIILVTLQRIPGLKFLQRYRPVSRKTFAIEVENILNGKESALLKRNIKIK is encoded by the coding sequence ATGGATAACAAAAAAATAATTGTTGTTGGTGGGACAGGTTTTGTTGGTCAGGGCGTCTTATCAGCTTTGAACAACAAGAACTTTGAATTGCATAGTTTATCACGGCACCAATTCATTCCCTCTGACGCAACTGACCAAGTCACTTACCACGCTGCTGATTTAAATAAGCCTGGAGAATGGCAAGATTTGCTCAGAGAAGCGGATTGGGTTGTCGATGCTGTAGGAATATTGCTACCCAACCCTTTCAAACATATTAATTACCAAAACAGTAGCGTTCAGCCCGCGCAAAGACTCTTGGATGTTCTTGCGACAACGCACCAAACTAAGTTTTTGTTTGTATCCGCCAATGTGACACCCTTCTTTTTAAATGCCTATTTGCGGGCCAAATTAACCGTAGAACACTCGGCTAAAGCCCTATTAAACGACAGAGCTTATAATGTTTATCCTGGTATTGTCTATGATAAATCAAGAATTTATTCTTATATTCCCGCTATTATTCTTGTAACCCTGCAACGCATCCCTGGATTAAAATTTTTACAGCGTTATCGTCCTGTAAGTCGCAAAACCTTTGCTATAGAAGTTGAAAATATTTTAAATGGCAAGGAAAGCGCCCTATTGAAACGAAATATAAAAATAAAATAA
- a CDS encoding nucleoside 2-deoxyribosyltransferase, translating into MNQRVFLAAPFKQLLNQNNRVNTETTQSLQQVMQVLEDKGMFVDNAHKRENWGLEMMTPTQCTDADFNSIKNCDVLMAFPGSPASPGTHIEIGWASAFHKKIILLLKNDVDYAYLIRGLGVIGDVEYIYYENMNSCLSQISNVIDNYLQHNKVLSK; encoded by the coding sequence GTGAATCAACGTGTTTTTTTGGCCGCACCTTTCAAACAACTTTTGAATCAAAACAATCGAGTCAATACGGAAACTACACAGTCACTTCAGCAAGTAATGCAAGTGTTAGAAGATAAAGGAATGTTTGTGGATAATGCGCACAAACGAGAGAATTGGGGATTAGAAATGATGACCCCCACTCAATGTACAGATGCTGATTTTAATTCCATAAAAAATTGTGATGTTTTAATGGCTTTTCCGGGTAGCCCAGCATCACCAGGTACCCATATTGAAATTGGCTGGGCGTCAGCATTTCATAAAAAGATTATTTTGCTTTTAAAGAATGATGTTGACTATGCATATTTGATACGTGGTCTTGGTGTAATTGGGGACGTAGAGTATATCTATTACGAAAATATGAATAGTTGCCTTTCACAAATAAGTAATGTGATAGACAATTATCTACAACACAATAAAGTATTGTCAAAGTAG
- a CDS encoding class I SAM-dependent methyltransferase: MTENLFKDEVVANQFNDYNDVLEQVLGYNFVLSILKSTQAKKILDYGCGPGKVSLRLANQLSADIVAVDESAKMIEIAKRERKHQQIDYKIVKKDNLDFISDNSVNGAIACYVFINNQSEQRILKIMREIYRTLRPNSHFIILDTNPNTTGVPFSTFQNGEPGKFYSYGEERVEKLNLDSQEKLILHDFNWPNRMYETNLKRAGFSEITVRYPKLEDFSAEQIQQIEQEYHYKSWLNEKTQAPFILYQAIKK, translated from the coding sequence ATGACAGAAAATTTATTTAAGGATGAAGTCGTGGCTAATCAGTTTAACGACTATAATGACGTATTAGAACAGGTTTTGGGATATAATTTTGTTTTGTCGATTTTGAAATCGACTCAAGCAAAGAAAATATTAGACTATGGATGTGGCCCTGGAAAAGTTTCGCTGCGTTTAGCAAACCAACTATCAGCCGATATAGTTGCGGTTGACGAGTCTGCTAAAATGATTGAAATTGCGAAAAGAGAGCGTAAGCATCAGCAAATTGATTATAAAATTGTTAAAAAAGATAATTTAGATTTTATCTCTGATAATTCAGTAAATGGTGCGATTGCGTGCTATGTTTTTATTAACAATCAGTCTGAACAACGAATTTTAAAGATTATGAGGGAAATTTATCGAACATTGCGACCAAACAGTCACTTCATCATTTTAGATACTAATCCAAATACCACGGGTGTACCATTTTCAACTTTTCAAAATGGTGAACCGGGGAAATTTTATAGTTATGGTGAAGAACGTGTTGAAAAGTTGAATCTGGACTCGCAAGAAAAACTTATTTTGCATGATTTTAACTGGCCAAATCGTATGTATGAAACAAATTTAAAGCGAGCAGGATTTAGTGAAATTACAGTTCGGTATCCAAAGTTAGAAGATTTTTCAGCAGAACAAATCCAACAAATAGAACAAGAGTATCACTATAAGAGTTGGTTAAATGAAAAAACACAAGCACCATTTATTTTATACCAAGCTATAAAAAAGTAG
- a CDS encoding NFACT RNA binding domain-containing protein produces MPLDGLFTHAIVHELNDLITGGRITKVHQPYPNEIVLVVRNNGQNYPLLLSAHPSYARAQITRIPYENPQTAPNFVMFLRRYLEGAKLQKIEQVENDRIINFYVNARNELGDIQEIRLTLEMMGRHSNLFLVRESDARILELIKHVPADQNRVRSLIPGATYVLPPAQNLKNPFTAGLDGLAQMILDTPLEEWPKYIQKTYQGFGRESAEALARAINQAGDQLAHAREWLAHFDHLAPTLFTSKDGSLSYSAFDWLQDSASQEEFPTLGTMLDAYYIGKAERERVNQQAGTLVRVVKNELKKNTAKRKKLLKTLEDAENADELKVKGDLLITYPHLVQKGMKSVSIENYYDNNNLLEIPLDPKLNGLKNAEKYFNRYRKLRTAVDFVNEQIALTDAEIDYFNNIVAQLDVASPKDVEDIRLELTAEGYIRANKKNKQKPKVSKPDKFESSDGTLIEVGKNNLQNERLSLKQADRRDIWLHVQKIPGSHVIIHDSNPSDTTLIEAAKLAAYFSKARESANVPVDYLPAGKLRKPNGSKPGFVIFEGQQTLYVTPDASLVSKLKIK; encoded by the coding sequence ATGCCCTTAGATGGACTATTTACGCACGCGATTGTGCATGAACTAAATGATTTAATTACAGGTGGTCGCATCACCAAGGTGCACCAACCTTATCCAAATGAAATTGTACTCGTGGTCCGTAATAATGGGCAGAATTATCCGCTCCTACTGAGTGCTCATCCCAGCTACGCACGTGCCCAAATCACACGTATTCCCTACGAAAACCCGCAAACTGCACCAAACTTCGTAATGTTTTTACGACGCTATTTAGAAGGCGCTAAATTACAAAAAATTGAGCAAGTTGAAAATGATCGTATCATTAATTTTTACGTTAATGCACGTAATGAATTAGGGGACATACAAGAAATCCGCTTAACCTTAGAGATGATGGGACGCCACTCAAACCTATTTTTAGTTCGTGAAAGTGATGCCCGTATCCTGGAACTAATTAAACATGTTCCTGCTGACCAAAATCGTGTCCGTTCTTTGATTCCTGGTGCAACTTATGTTTTGCCTCCTGCCCAGAATTTGAAGAATCCGTTTACTGCAGGGCTAGATGGTTTAGCTCAAATGATCCTAGATACACCTCTCGAAGAATGGCCTAAATACATTCAAAAAACGTATCAGGGATTCGGAAGAGAATCCGCGGAAGCATTGGCTCGAGCAATTAATCAGGCAGGTGATCAATTAGCGCATGCGCGTGAATGGTTGGCTCATTTTGACCATCTCGCCCCCACACTTTTCACTTCAAAAGATGGTTCTCTTAGTTACTCTGCCTTTGACTGGTTGCAAGACAGCGCGTCACAGGAAGAATTTCCAACGTTAGGCACCATGCTTGACGCCTATTACATCGGAAAAGCTGAAAGAGAACGTGTCAACCAACAAGCCGGTACCCTCGTTCGGGTTGTTAAAAACGAATTGAAAAAAAATACGGCTAAGCGAAAAAAATTATTAAAAACACTTGAAGACGCTGAAAATGCTGATGAGTTAAAAGTCAAAGGTGATTTGTTAATTACCTACCCTCACCTCGTTCAAAAAGGAATGAAAAGCGTATCTATTGAAAATTATTATGATAATAATAATTTACTAGAAATTCCCTTAGATCCTAAACTAAACGGTCTGAAAAATGCTGAAAAATATTTCAACAGATACCGTAAATTACGTACGGCCGTAGATTTTGTTAATGAGCAAATTGCGTTGACCGACGCAGAAATTGATTATTTTAATAATATTGTCGCACAATTAGATGTTGCATCTCCAAAGGACGTAGAAGATATCCGCCTCGAATTAACCGCTGAGGGATACATTCGCGCCAATAAGAAAAATAAACAAAAACCAAAGGTATCAAAACCTGATAAATTCGAAAGTTCCGATGGTACGTTGATTGAAGTTGGTAAAAACAACTTGCAAAACGAACGACTTTCATTAAAACAAGCTGATCGTCGAGATATTTGGTTACACGTCCAAAAAATACCAGGATCACACGTTATTATTCATGATTCTAATCCTTCAGATACAACGCTTATTGAGGCCGCAAAGCTCGCTGCTTACTTCAGCAAGGCGCGTGAATCTGCCAATGTCCCCGTCGATTATTTACCTGCCGGAAAACTGCGCAAACCAAATGGTTCAAAGCCAGGTTTTGTTATTTTTGAAGGACAGCAAACACTATATGTTACGCCCGATGCTAGTTTAGTTTCAAAACTGAAAATAAAATAA
- the ahpC gene encoding alkyl hydroperoxide reductase subunit C has translation MTTNFIDSEITDFKVNAYHDGDFTEVTKQDTLGKWGVYFFYPADFSFVCPTELGDLADHYADFQNINAEIYSVSEDSEFVHKAWAEATDTIAKVKYPMLADPAGKLARFFNVLDEDAGLAFRATFIVDPEGKIQSYTINNMGIGRNAEEILRTLEAAQFVAEHGDRVCPANWHPGEDTIAPSLDLVGKI, from the coding sequence ATGACTACAAATTTTATTGATTCAGAAATAACAGATTTCAAAGTGAATGCATACCACGATGGTGATTTCACAGAAGTAACTAAGCAAGATACCTTAGGTAAATGGGGTGTTTATTTCTTCTACCCTGCCGACTTCTCATTTGTTTGCCCTACTGAATTGGGTGACTTAGCTGATCACTACGCTGACTTCCAAAATATTAATGCTGAAATTTATTCTGTATCTGAAGACAGCGAGTTTGTTCACAAGGCTTGGGCAGAAGCTACGGATACAATTGCTAAAGTAAAGTATCCTATGTTGGCTGATCCAGCTGGTAAGTTGGCTCGTTTCTTTAATGTTTTAGACGAAGATGCAGGCTTGGCTTTCCGTGCAACTTTCATTGTTGATCCTGAAGGAAAAATTCAGTCATATACCATCAACAACATGGGTATTGGCCGCAATGCTGAAGAAATCTTACGTACACTTGAAGCTGCACAATTCGTTGCTGAACATGGGGACCGTGTCTGCCCTGCCAATTGGCACCCTGGTGAAGACACAATTGCTCCGAGCTTAGACTTAGTTGGTAAAATTTAG